Genomic segment of Streptosporangium sp. NBC_01755:
AGCTCCGCCTGACCCGCCGCGCACAGGTGCTCCAGGTACCGGCGGGCGCCGACTCTGGAGAGACCGGTGATCGCCGCCGCCTCGGCCGCCGACATGTCGGTGTCACTCTTCCTGAGCGCGGCGGCCACCGGGGTGCACGTGGTGGCCGACAACCCTTTGGGCAGTGGCGGCTGGACCCCCTATTACCGTGCCGAAGAGCTGGTCGACCTCGTCCTGGCGCGCCTCGTCCCCGAGAGTGGCCGGCCTCCGGCGGATCTCGGCGTACTGCCCAAGGCCTCCTCCACCCTGGTGCTGTCCGACGACTCCAGGGTGGAGGAGGCCTTGGGCAGTACGGGCTGCAGCCGGGGCCGCAGCTGTTCGACCACAACCCGGCGCTGGTCTGGGGCATGATCGCCTCGCTGTTCGTGGGCAACACCATGCTGCTGGTGCTCAACCTGCCGCTGGCTCCGCTCTGGGCCCGGGCCGCTGGCTCCGCTCTGGGCCCGGGTGCTGCAGATCCCCCGCCCCTACCTCTACTCGGGGATCACGCTGTTCGCGGCGCTCGGCGTCTACGCGCTGAACTCCTCCTGGGTGGAGCTGGTCATCCTCTACCTTCTGGGCCTGCCCGGTTTCGCGATGCGCCGGTTCGGCCTGCCCATCGCCCCGGCGGTGATCGGCCTGATCCTGGGCCCGATGGCCGAGATCCAACTCCGCCGGGCCCTGGCCATCGGCGCGGGCGACGCGACGGTCCTGGTCAGGAGCCCGATCGCGGCGACGCTGCTGGTCGTCTCGCTCCTGGCGCTGTTCACCCCCCTCATCAGGAAGACGATCGCCCGTCGCGGAGCCTGACCGGCGCCGAGGGCGCTGACGTGCAAAACGGAAACGGCCGCCCGACCGTGGGAAGTCGGGCGGCCGGGCTTATCCCGGAGGGCAGGCTATTCCCGCAGGGTGTCCACCGCCGGGCCGTTGAATTTCCGGCCGTCCTCCCTGGCCAGATAGGTACACGAAACCCATCCCGTGGTGCCGGAGGGCAGCCCCGAAGCCGAACTGGCACCCAGCCGGAAGTTGCACCAGCCGTTCGTCGAGAGCGGATTGAGA
This window contains:
- a CDS encoding tripartite tricarboxylate transporter permease, with product MLQIPRPYLYSGITLFAALGVYALNSSWVELVILYLLGLPGFAMRRFGLPIAPAVIGLILGPMAEIQLRRALAIGAGDATVLVRSPIAATLLVVSLLALFTPLIRKTIARRGA